From the Cervus elaphus chromosome 20, mCerEla1.1, whole genome shotgun sequence genome, one window contains:
- the LOC122678370 gene encoding basic proline-rich protein-like, producing MVGQGRGVAKEAVAPPWRPSARRRQRAQAGGLHRTGPDPTAHQTNRLGHRGGPRPRHGPGPPGALDTPRARRLLPPTRPFRREKGVREGKRGCEDTVGARRPASGEEGRGRPPACLARRTARPATGAGARAASGLSQASGHAPAQARRQDGRAVSPGGVGVCGCSCCFSGLPACASRTLAHPPTRKAPPRPTPVGADARGPAPGGEPSSLRGRRDFCLLNGQVALAALLPRPPPAAPPPPGTLSSAPAPPARLRPPATPRRPSPPALPARGLLRALHASPPCGLGRATPACLPPGTRATHPCCGPANTGLPCTNPSREGRSAGVGAEALRARPAQPQAPSPRPGPRRHRARSRGKGGRGSRRPGRSQARPGVLPASAGSPRARSRSAQGPLLTTTTTHPVRAERPRAPSARAQEPGSQRLWVLGPERSSGRRRGRPGESRSRAREHPAQAEPGVPAPARNGTLHPAPAGKPARQRGFGSGPGRSLRGTSARGRGDHAAPARAWDSGAGKTASAPGPLGRHRQRRGGRGRRRRRGTGRVGRRPAAPGSLRERRALGSCTCPDPGFEVGRPSSPARMEQTDAHWASGAQGSAPATAGCYLPPAASPTQLPTTPPAPTHGPAAKPLWPQALRAQPPVCPDTSLVVAGFLTRTQAVAHGLRWKAHPTSGSRRPHLFTFPNVCLQAPWLTLATLRESITLPSALLRQ from the exons ATGGTCGGGCAAGGCCGTGGGGTGGCCAAGGAGGCCGTCGCTCCGCCGTGGCGACCGAGCGCCCGGCGACGACAGAGGGCTCAGGCTGGAGGGCTGCACCG CACGGGCCCCGACCCGACCGCCCACCAAACCAACCGCCTCGGTCACAGAGGCGGCCCGCGACCCCGACACGGACCCGGACCCCCCGGGGCACTGGACACTCCTCGTGCGCGCCGCCTCTTGCCTCCAACGCGGCCATTCCGCCGGGAGAAGGGGGTCCGAGAAGGCAAGCGAGGCTGCGAGGACACGGTGGGCGCGCGCCGGCCCGCGTCTGGCGAGGAGGGGCGCGG ACGGCCGCCTGCCTGCCTGGCGCGGCGCACCGCGCGGCCCGCCACGGGCGCCGGGGCTCGCGCCGCGTCGGGTCTCAGCCAGGCGAGCGGCCACGCGCCCGCCCAGGCCCGCCGTCAGGATGGCCGAGCGGTCTCCCCTGGAGgcgtgg GTGTCtgcggctgcagctgctgcttttcCGGCCTCCCCGCCTGCGCCTCGCGCACCCTCGCCCACCCTCCCACTCGCaaggccccaccccgccccacccccgtcgGCGCCGACGCACGCGGCCCCGCGCCGGGTGGCGAGCCCTCCTCGCTTCGCGGGCGCCGCGACTTCTGCCTGCTGAACGGCCAAGTCGCTCTCGCAGCCTTGCTTCCACGTCCGCCCCCGGCCGCTCCCCCTCCGCCCGGCACCCTGTCGTCCGCGCCCGCGCCGCCGGCCCGCCTGCGCCCCCCAGCCACACCCAGGCGGCCGAGCCCCCCCGCCTTGCCCGCCAGGGGGCTGCTGCGTGCCCTCCACGCTTCTCCGCCTTGCGGCCTCGGCCGGGCCACACCTGCCTGCCTCCCGCCCGGGACGCGCGCCACGCACCCTTGCTGCGGGCCGGCGAACACCGGCCTTCCGTGCACgaacccgtcccgggaagggcgcTCGGCTGGGGTGGGAGCGGAAGCCCTGCGTGCCCGTCCAGCCCAGCCACAGGCGCCCAGCCCGCGCCCCGGCCCTCGGCGCCACCGCGCCCGTTCCCGGGGGAAGGGGGGGCGGGGAAGCCGCCGCCCGGGCCGGAGCCAAGcgcggcctggcgtgctccctGCCTCAGCCGGCAGTCCCCGAGCCAGGAGCCGCTCTGCCCAAGGgcccctcctcaccaccaccaccacccaccctgtCAGAGCGGAGCGCCCGCGAGCGCCGTCGGCCAGAGCGCAGGAGCCAGGCTCACAACGCCTTTGGGTCCTCGGGCCTGAGCGCAGctcggggcggcggcgggggcgcccCGGGGAGTCGCGCTCCCGCGCTCGCGAGCACCCAGCACAGGCCGAGCCCGGGGTCCCGGCCCCCGCCCGCAATGGCACGCTCCATCCCGCCCCTGCCGGAAAGCCAGCCCGCCAGAGGGGTTTTGGGTCGGGACCCGGCAGGTCGCTGAGAGGAACGTCGGCGCGCGGCCGCGGCGACCACGCAGCGCCTGCCCGCGCCTGGGATTCCGGCGCCGGGAAGACGGCGTCGGCTCCTGGCCCCCTCGGGCGACACCGACAGCGTCGCGGCGGCCGTGGTCGGCGCAGAAGGCGCGGGACCGGCCGAGTGGGCCGGCGGCCCGCCGCCCCGGGGTCCCTCCGAGAGCGCCGCGCCCTGGGGTCCTGCACGTGCCCGGACCCTGGCTTTGAGGTCGGCCGCCCGTCGTCTCCTGCTCGGATGGAGCAGACAGATGCCCACTGGGCGAGCG GCGCTCAAGGGAGCGCTCCTGCAACCGCTGGCTGCTACCTGCCGCCCGCTGCCTCTCCCACGCAGCTGCCCAcgacccctcccgcccccacacACGGCCCTGCTGCCAAGCCGCTGTGGCCCCAAGCCCTGCGGGCTCAGCCGCCCGTGTGCCCAGACACCTCCCTTGTGGTTGCTGGCTTCCTCACCCGGACCCAGGCGGTGGCTCACGGATTGCGCTGGAAGGCACACCCCACCTCTGGCAGCCGCCGGCCCCACCTCTTCACCTTTCCCAACGTCTGTCTCCAAGCTCCCTGGCTCACTCTCGCCACACTCCGAGAATCAATCACCCTCC CATCAGCCCTGCTCCGCCAGTAA
- the LOC122678371 gene encoding basic proline-rich protein-like has protein sequence MDCNVILFPSSRVIPPPLPFRLRYTKAVFCRPSQRPEPQPTAEPEQPAAPRASPPTRPQARPHLPATVPLQPRAIPHTPCPALAFTSAGLPPAPQTHPCHPPTPTADLSQPHTGAWHGVATASMLLQRPCSSGRPIFRPGPRESHASPFPPALHADATPKHPWACLPAPCSLPPPLPAMALPRSLILVGHPPAMAPGSFVPHSHPRTLTPTAPAGASRKPPAAMASTRQATGSPFAQGTQLCPVAPERAALAAGWCPSSAVHSPTPPPKGHSPSTVVKPFGVTDGLKIGLRGDFTSGARESQPARDLALNGPAAQRGGWHAGHGEAGVSVATGPTPRGRSPSLVFGCGHRRGRCRPALATTTAHAPTPTPTRPVRPHLLPTTTDSRRTSTSPGAWRPPPGAAAAAPQEGGGGGWGWEASGGSWWKRREVATAAKRFAPGHGGAGLNRAWAGGAGSRGLCGSAEQAASGPPARPPARPRHRGAHTRPWQGKSSRPPALSVRLPWRAVLLSAASKHCARHRLLAHTPKAARQLPGSLLPALSAPNAPAGRAAELSKSRRRIPAPTPRQREALRRRRRHQQPTSNPIRASSTQRPGSTGPTAPGRRSRGLAAPRPFAPRRGPRTPPPSPPGGNAGHAASSSQLAKALLHRALGEATSHDDRGTREPAACRRHGALPRRGGVASLGAH, from the exons ATGGACTGCAACGTGATTCTGTTTCCCAG CTCCAGAGTCATCCCTCCACCGCTGCCCTTCCGCCTGCGTTACACCAAGGCGGTTTTCTGC CGTCCTAGCCAGCGCCCGGAGCCCCAGCCCACCGCCGAGCCTGAGCAACCTGCCGCACCGCGCGCCAGCCCGCCCACACG ACCCCAGGCTCGGCCCCATCTACCCGCCACCGTCCCCCTGCAGCCCCGGGCCATCCCTCAcacgccctgccctgccctggcgtTCACCAGTGCGGGCCTGCCTCCAGCTCCGCagacccacccctgccacccGCCCACCCCGACCGCAGACCTGTCCCAGCCTCACACGGGTGCCTGGCACGGCGTCGCCACCGCCTCCATGCTTCTGCAGAGGCCCTGCTCGAGTGGCCGGCCCATCTTTCGGCCAGGTCCCCGCGAGTCCCATGCCTCCCCCTTCCCGCCGGCCCTCCACGCAGACGCCACGCCCAAGCACCCCTGGGCCTGCCTCCCCGCACCCTGCTCGCTGCCGCCCCCTCTCCCTGCGATGGCTCTGCCCCGGTCCCTGATCCTCGTGGGGCACCCACCAGCCATGGCCCCAGGCAGCTTCGTCCCGCACTCTCACCCACGCACGCTGACGCCCACGGCCCCGGCAGGGGCGTCGAGGAAACCTCCTGCGGCGATGGCTAGCACGCGTCAGGCCACAGGTTCTCCTTTTGCCCAGGGGACTCAGCTTTGTCCCGTCGCCCCCGAGCGTGCCGCCCTCGCCGCAGGATGGTGCCCTTCGTCGGCcgtccactcccccaccccaccccccaaaggaCACAGTCCTTCAACAGTCGTGAAACCCTTTGGGGTTACAGACGGGCTCAAGATTGGGCTAAGGGGAGATT TCACCAGCGGCGCACGGGAGTCACAGCCAGCCCGGGACCTGGCACTCAATGGCCCAGCCGCCCAGAGAGGTGGCTGGCACGCGGGGCATGGGGAGGCAGGCGTGTCCGTGGCCACTGGCCCCACTCCCAGAGGCAGATCCCCCTCGCTCGTCTTCGGCTGTGGCCACCGCCGCGGCCGCTGCCGGCCCGCGCTGGCGACCACCACAGCCCACGCCccgacccctacccccacccgccCTGTCcgaccccacctcctccccaccaccactgacAGCAGGAGAACCAGCACAAGCCCAGGAGCATGGCGGCCGCCACCAGGGGCAGCAGCCGCCGcccctcaggagggagggggcgggggctggggctgggaggcctCAGGCGGGTCGTGGTGGAAGCGGCGCGAGGTGGCCACTGCGGCCAAAAGGTTTGCCCCGGGGCACGGCGGGGCTGGCCTGAATCGTGCTTGGGCTGGAGGTGCAGGGTCCCGGGGCCTCTGTGGCAGCGCTGAGCAAGC CGCCTccgggccgcccgcccgcccgcccgcccgcccgcgccaCCGTGGTGCCCACACTCGGCCTTGGCAAGGCAAGTCCAGCCGCCCGCCGGCCCTGTCAGTCCGCCTGCCCTGGCGGGCCGTCTTGCTCTCAGCAGCCTCAAAACACTGCGCGCGCCACCGGCTTCTCGCACACACGCCAAAAGCCGCGCGCCAGCTGCCtggctccctgctcccagctctctCTGCCCCGAACGCCCCAGCCGGGAGGGCGGCGGAGCTCAGCAAAAG ccgccgccgcatcCCTGCCCCGACGCCCCGTCAGCGGGAGGCTCTGCGCCGCCGCCGGCGCCACCAGCAGCCCACCAGCAACCCCATCCGCGCCAGCTCTACGCAGCGGCCGGGGTCCACCGGCCCCACCGCCCCGGGGCGGCGCTCCCGCGGCCTTGCGGCCCCCCGGCCGTTCGCTCCCCGCCGCGGCCCGCGAACGCCTCCGCCCTCACCCCCGGGGGGCAACGCGGGGCACGCGGCTTCCAGCAGCCAGCTGGCCAAAGCCCTTCTCCACCGTGCGCTGGGCGAGGCCACTTCCCACGACGACAGGGGGACACGGGAGCCAGCCGCCTGCAGGCGTCACGGCGCTCTGCCGCGCCGCGGGGGCGTCGCGAGCCTAGGAGCCCACTGA